A genome region from Lytechinus pictus isolate F3 Inbred chromosome 14, Lp3.0, whole genome shotgun sequence includes the following:
- the LOC129276884 gene encoding beta-taxilin-like, with the protein MDAMNKELLKNGVSQNASPEEKLRVLWKLYTQAEADIKAGSQSMQLLQKKQAEEMKEVELYVENIRKLSEEREALTQEFEAENEELKEENQRLKKSKEKTNQEIKQLLKQEGFEDLAQRSPSEALAYFLVERTRLSDNIATERRKSLTNESAKNHLDQVQRDQIGKLEKEKIHLEQENRQQIQRVKELELELKMIKNRLEKEKETHHKEVEKVQKKADEQLQNSSGEESQLREAKRKLEQGLTTMKYRLKTSEEEKEKITKEVCFEHHFTLLLNLFFFFFMC; encoded by the exons atggATGCGATGAACAAAGAGTTGTTGAAGAACGGTGTCAGCCAGAATGCCAGCCCGGAGGAGAAGTTACGAGTCCTCTGGAAGCTGTACACCCAGGCTGAAGCCGATATCAAAGCTGGTTCACAGAGCATGCAGTTACTTCAAAAGAAACAAGCAGAGGAAATGAAAGAG GTGGAATTGTATGTTGAAAATATACGTAAGCTGTCGGAGGAAAGGGAGGCTCTTACTCAAGAATTTGAAGCAGAAAATGAGGAACTAAAGGAGGAAAATCAGAGACTTAAGAAGAGCAAGGAAAAAACTAATCAAGAAATCAAACAGCTCTTGAAACAG gAGGGCTTTGAAGATCTAGCACAGCGTTCTCCCAGTGAGGCTCTTGCTTACTTTCTCGTCGAGAGGACACGTCTGTCTGATAACATAGCCACAGAGAGAAGGAAATCCCTCACCAATGAATCGGCCAAGAATCACCTCGATCAG GTTCAGAGAGATCAGATTGGTAAGCTGGAGAAGGAGAAGATCCACCTGGAGCAGGAGAACAGGCAGCAGATCCAGCGAGTCAAGGAGCTTGAGCTTGAACTCAAGATGATCAAGAACAGGctggagaaagagaaggagacgCATCATAAGGAGGTGGAAAAGGTCCAGAAAAAGGCTG ATGAACAATTACAGAACAGCTCTGGTGAGGAATCCCAGTTGAGGGAGGCTAAGCGTAAATTAGAACAAGGGCTCACCACCATGAAATACCGGTTGAAAACCAGTGAAGAGGAGAAGGAAAAGATAACGAAAGAGGTATGTTTTGAACATCATTTTACACTTTtattgaatcttttttttttttttttcatgtgctGA